One window of the Peptacetobacter hiranonis genome contains the following:
- a CDS encoding amidohydrolase family protein, with protein sequence MKIIDAHAHIGYIGGWADVGITEEGLLKQMNKYNIERTVLCNEDNDITLRMMERHPGRIIGCLYVNPLEPKTVDSMESYLKKGFTSVKLNPLRHAYCADAAVLDPVLEIAKKYNVPICIHSGHPPYSLPWQIGLLAERHPNVKIMMIHMGHGHGVYIDAALKMARRYSNIYLEMSGMPMQIKIREAYETVGSDRIMFGTDTPFHHPTIEMQKVITSGLDEKAQEDVFYNNAAKFFSI encoded by the coding sequence ATGAAAATTATCGATGCACATGCACATATTGGCTATATTGGAGGATGGGCTGATGTTGGAATCACTGAAGAAGGTCTTTTAAAGCAGATGAACAAATACAATATTGAGCGTACTGTATTATGTAATGAAGATAATGATATTACACTTAGAATGATGGAACGTCATCCAGGACGTATAATAGGTTGTTTATATGTAAATCCTTTAGAACCAAAAACTGTGGACTCAATGGAGTCTTATTTAAAAAAAGGCTTTACTTCTGTTAAGTTAAACCCTCTTCGCCACGCTTATTGTGCAGATGCTGCTGTTTTAGATCCAGTTCTTGAAATTGCAAAAAAATATAATGTACCAATATGTATTCACAGTGGACACCCACCATATTCTTTACCTTGGCAAATTGGTCTTCTTGCAGAACGTCATCCAAATGTAAAAATAATGATGATTCACATGGGGCATGGTCATGGTGTATATATAGATGCTGCACTTAAAATGGCACGTCGTTATTCAAATATCTACCTAGAAATGTCTGGTATGCCTATGCAGATAAAAATTCGTGAAGCCTATGAAACTGTAGGGTCTGATAGAATTATGTTTGGTACTGATACACCTTTCCATCATCCAACAATAGAAATGCAAAAGGTCATAACTAGCGGACTAGATGAAAAAGCTCAAGAAGATGTATTTTATAACAATGCAGCAAAATTCTTCTCAATTTAA
- a CDS encoding YeiH family protein: MNFIKEKWKGLLMCLAISIPSVLLGKKFPIIGGPVFAILIGMVLTMFIKNKDPYEPGIKYTSKKILQYAVVLLGFGMNLEVVMETGKQSLPIIICTISTSLIISYLLHRKLDMPEKISTLIGVGSSICGGSAIAATAPVIDANEEEVAQAISVIFLFNVLAALIFPSLGALLGFSTTSGEAFGVFAGTAVNDTSSVTAAASTWDSIYQLGSRTLDKAVTVKLTRTLAIIPITLFLAFRRARKAEMENGNSIPLKQVFPFFILFFIGASIITTVATSAGVSPEFFLPFKELSKFFIIMAMAAIGFNTDIVKLVRSGGKPILLGMSCWIGITAVTLTLQHFMHIW, translated from the coding sequence ATGAACTTTATAAAAGAAAAATGGAAGGGGCTTTTAATGTGCTTAGCCATTTCTATCCCTTCAGTATTACTAGGAAAAAAATTCCCGATAATAGGAGGTCCAGTGTTTGCAATACTTATTGGTATGGTTCTTACAATGTTTATAAAAAATAAAGATCCATACGAACCTGGAATTAAATATACATCTAAAAAAATATTACAGTATGCTGTAGTCCTTTTAGGATTCGGTATGAATCTTGAAGTAGTTATGGAAACAGGTAAACAATCTTTACCTATAATAATCTGCACAATATCTACTTCACTTATAATTTCATATCTACTTCATAGAAAATTAGATATGCCTGAAAAAATATCTACACTTATAGGTGTTGGATCTTCTATTTGCGGTGGTTCTGCAATAGCTGCCACTGCACCAGTTATAGATGCCAATGAAGAGGAAGTAGCTCAAGCTATATCAGTCATCTTCTTATTCAACGTACTAGCTGCTTTAATATTCCCTAGTTTAGGTGCTCTTCTTGGCTTCTCTACAACATCTGGTGAAGCATTTGGAGTATTTGCTGGAACTGCAGTTAATGATACTTCTTCAGTAACAGCAGCTGCATCTACTTGGGATAGTATATACCAGTTAGGAAGCCGGACACTTGATAAAGCAGTAACTGTAAAATTAACTAGAACATTAGCAATTATACCAATAACTCTATTCTTAGCTTTTAGAAGAGCTAGAAAAGCAGAGATGGAAAATGGTAATAGTATACCACTAAAACAGGTATTCCCATTCTTTATACTGTTCTTTATAGGAGCAAGTATAATAACTACAGTGGCTACATCTGCTGGTGTATCTCCAGAGTTCTTCCTACCATTTAAAGAGTTATCTAAATTCTTTATAATAATGGCTATGGCTGCAATAGGATTCAATACAGATATAGTTAAGTTAGTTAGAAGTGGTGGTAAACCAATACTTCTTGGAATGTCTTGCTGGATAGGTATAACAGCTGTTACATTAACATTACAGCACTTTATGCATATCTGGTAA
- a CDS encoding sodium:solute symporter, producing MVGFTMIDLVVLVVYLLAVLFAGLFFSKKEMKGKEFFKGDGTIPWWVTSVSIFATLLSPISFLSLAGNSYAGSWILWFAQLGMFIAIPLTIRYFLPLYSRLEIDTAYQYLEMRYESKGLRILGALMFIIYQIGRMSIIMYLPSVVLSTLTGINVNVLIVVMGIIAIIYSYTGGLKAVLWTDFIQGMVLIIGVSGALIYMISQINGGFGEVMSTLTTGNKFLLPDEKLFDPNFLHTSAFIIFFGAGLNTLSSYVSSQDVVQRFTTTTDIKQLNKMTYGNGILSMGLATIFYLIGTCLFVFYGQNPELAQTVQQDQIFASYIAYELPVGVTGILLAAIYAASQSTLSTGLNSVATSWVLDIQALLSKEEIPMERQTKIAQYVSLGVGIFAIIVAIVLASGNIKSAYEWFNSFMGLVLGVLAGVFILGAFSKKADSKGAYAGFIASAIVVVYLKYFVPEVTYWAYSLITIAICVVVGLIVSKFTNKDGKEAKSETTVFYGKN from the coding sequence ATGGTAGGATTTACGATGATCGATTTAGTCGTATTAGTAGTTTATCTACTAGCGGTTTTATTCGCTGGACTTTTCTTCTCGAAAAAGGAGATGAAAGGAAAGGAATTCTTTAAAGGTGATGGTACTATACCATGGTGGGTTACATCAGTTTCAATATTCGCGACTTTACTAAGTCCAATATCATTCCTTTCGCTAGCAGGAAACTCATACGCAGGAAGCTGGATTTTATGGTTTGCTCAGTTAGGTATGTTTATAGCAATACCTTTAACTATAAGATACTTCCTTCCTTTATACAGTAGGTTAGAAATAGATACAGCTTATCAGTATCTTGAAATGAGATATGAAAGCAAAGGTCTTAGAATATTAGGTGCTCTAATGTTCATAATATATCAGATAGGACGTATGTCAATAATAATGTACCTTCCATCTGTAGTACTTTCAACATTAACAGGTATAAATGTAAATGTTCTTATAGTAGTAATGGGTATAATAGCAATAATATACTCTTACACTGGTGGTTTAAAAGCCGTTTTATGGACAGATTTCATACAGGGAATGGTTCTTATAATAGGTGTAAGTGGTGCGTTAATATACATGATAAGCCAGATAAACGGTGGATTTGGAGAAGTAATGAGTACTCTTACAACAGGAAATAAATTCTTATTACCTGATGAAAAATTATTCGATCCAAACTTCTTACACACAAGTGCATTTATAATATTCTTTGGTGCTGGTCTTAATACATTATCATCTTATGTATCAAGTCAGGATGTTGTTCAGAGATTTACAACTACAACAGATATAAAACAGTTAAATAAAATGACTTATGGAAACGGAATACTTTCAATGGGATTAGCAACAATATTCTATTTAATAGGAACTTGCTTATTCGTATTCTACGGACAGAATCCAGAACTTGCTCAGACTGTTCAGCAGGACCAGATATTTGCATCATATATAGCTTATGAATTACCAGTAGGTGTAACTGGAATACTTTTAGCAGCAATATATGCAGCATCTCAGTCAACTTTATCAACTGGATTAAACTCAGTTGCAACAAGTTGGGTTCTAGATATACAGGCTCTATTATCTAAAGAAGAAATTCCAATGGAAAGACAGACTAAAATAGCACAGTATGTATCATTAGGAGTAGGAATATTTGCAATAATAGTAGCAATAGTACTTGCTAGTGGAAATATAAAATCAGCTTATGAATGGTTCAATAGTTTCATGGGACTTGTTCTAGGAGTTTTAGCTGGAGTATTTATACTTGGAGCATTCTCTAAAAAAGCAGATAGCAAAGGTGCTTATGCAGGATTTATAGCATCAGCAATAGTAGTAGTATACTTAAAATACTTTGTACCAGAAGTTACTTACTGGGCATACTCTTTAATAACAATAGCTATATGTGTAGTTGTTGGTTTAATAGTAAGTAAATTCACTAACAAAGATGGAAAAGAAGCAAAATCAGAAACAACTGTATTCTACGGTAAAAACTAA
- a CDS encoding N-acetylneuraminate lyase produces the protein MKTTDMKGIYSALLVSFDENGNVNEQGTREIIRHNIDKMKVDGLYVGGSTGENFMLSTDEKKRIFEIAKDEAKDEIKLIAQVGSVNLKEAVELAKFTTDLGYDAISAVTPFYYKFDFEEIKHYYNTIINSVDNRLIIYSIPFLTGVNMSLDQFAELFENEKIIGVKFTAADFYLLERMRKAFPNKLIFAGFDEMMLPATVLGVDGAIGSTFNVNGVRARQIFELAQAGKIEEAREIQHVTNDLITDILDNGLYHTIKAMLEEEGVHAGLCREPMKKTTPEMAARAKEIHKKYF, from the coding sequence ATGAAAACAACAGATATGAAAGGTATTTATTCAGCATTATTAGTTTCTTTTGATGAAAATGGAAACGTAAACGAACAGGGGACAAGAGAAATAATAAGACACAATATAGATAAAATGAAAGTTGATGGATTATATGTTGGTGGAAGTACAGGAGAAAACTTCATGCTTTCAACTGATGAAAAGAAAAGAATATTTGAAATAGCTAAAGATGAAGCTAAAGACGAAATAAAATTAATAGCTCAGGTTGGTTCAGTAAACTTAAAAGAAGCTGTAGAACTTGCAAAATTCACAACAGATTTAGGATACGATGCAATAAGTGCAGTTACACCATTCTACTATAAATTCGATTTTGAAGAAATAAAACACTACTATAACACAATAATAAACTCAGTAGATAACAGATTAATAATATACTCAATACCATTCTTAACAGGTGTAAACATGAGTTTAGATCAGTTCGCAGAATTATTCGAAAATGAAAAAATAATAGGTGTTAAATTCACTGCAGCAGACTTCTACTTATTAGAAAGAATGAGAAAAGCATTCCCTAATAAATTAATATTTGCTGGATTCGACGAAATGATGTTACCAGCTACAGTTTTAGGAGTAGATGGAGCTATAGGTTCTACTTTCAATGTAAACGGTGTTAGAGCTAGACAGATATTTGAACTTGCTCAGGCTGGAAAAATAGAAGAAGCTAGAGAAATACAGCATGTAACAAATGATTTAATAACAGATATATTAGATAACGGATTATATCACACAATAAAAGCTATGTTAGAAGAAGAAGGAGTACACGCTGGTCTTTGTAGAGAACCAATGAAAAAAACAACTCCAGAAATGGCAGCAAGAGCTAAAGAAATACACAAAAAATATTTTTAA
- a CDS encoding N-acetylmannosamine-6-phosphate 2-epimerase yields MLDLVKGKLIVSCQALPDEPLHSSFIMGRMANAAKEGGAAGIRAQGVEDIKEIKRVTGLPVIGIIKRNYDDSEIYITPTKKEIDELLTTGCEMIALDCTDRKRPGDENLAELIKYIKENNVLVMADISTYEEAMEAEKLGVDCVSTTLAGYTSYSVNKVGPDFELIDRLVSDLKVPVIAEGKINTPEDLKEVYAHNVFSAVVGSAITRPQLITAKFANAIK; encoded by the coding sequence ATGCTAGATTTAGTAAAAGGAAAATTAATAGTATCATGTCAGGCATTACCAGATGAACCACTTCATAGCTCATTCATAATGGGAAGAATGGCAAATGCAGCAAAAGAAGGTGGAGCAGCTGGTATAAGAGCACAGGGTGTTGAAGATATAAAAGAAATAAAAAGAGTAACAGGACTTCCTGTTATAGGAATAATAAAAAGAAATTACGATGATTCAGAAATATATATAACACCTACAAAAAAAGAAATAGACGAGCTTCTAACAACAGGATGTGAAATGATAGCTCTTGATTGTACAGATAGAAAAAGACCAGGAGATGAAAATCTTGCTGAGTTAATAAAATATATAAAAGAAAATAATGTACTAGTTATGGCAGATATATCTACTTATGAAGAAGCTATGGAAGCTGAAAAATTAGGTGTAGATTGTGTTTCTACAACACTTGCAGGATACACATCTTACTCAGTAAATAAAGTAGGACCTGATTTTGAATTAATAGATAGACTTGTTAGCGACTTAAAAGTACCAGTTATAGCAGAAGGGAAAATAAATACTCCTGAAGATTTAAAAGAAGTATATGCACACAATGTATTTTCTGCGGTAGTTGGTTCAGCTATAACAAGACCACAGTTAATAACAGCTAAATTTGCAAATGCAATAAAATAG
- a CDS encoding NAD(P)/FAD-dependent oxidoreductase: MYDIVIIGAGPAGISAGIYAKSRGKKVLIIEKEKVGGLIGKVSTVTHYAGIVNGETGISFAERLKEQAENAGIEIVYEDVNNVDLKGDVKLVFTNNNLYKAKKIIIANGTRARKLGIEGELELAGKGIGLNAAKDGKDYIGKNVYVVGGADGAIKEALYLAQFAKTVTIIHFEDSLGCIAEFREKIKKTSNINVKLGSRLHAVYGKERVESLDISDEKTGSIETISDPGCGIFVYAGTVPNTELYTDLKLENGFIPVDEKMETEIKGVYAVGDIRVKPVRQVATAVSDGTIAAINASM, translated from the coding sequence ATGTACGATATAGTAATCATAGGAGCAGGACCAGCAGGTATAAGTGCTGGAATATATGCTAAAAGTAGAGGAAAAAAAGTACTTATAATAGAAAAAGAAAAAGTTGGTGGACTTATAGGAAAAGTTTCTACAGTAACTCATTACGCAGGAATAGTAAATGGTGAAACAGGAATAAGTTTTGCTGAAAGACTAAAAGAACAGGCTGAAAACGCAGGAATAGAAATAGTTTATGAAGATGTAAACAATGTAGATTTAAAAGGCGATGTTAAATTAGTATTCACTAATAACAATCTTTATAAAGCTAAAAAAATAATAATAGCCAACGGTACTAGAGCAAGAAAACTTGGTATAGAAGGCGAATTAGAATTAGCAGGAAAAGGAATAGGTCTTAATGCTGCTAAAGATGGTAAAGATTATATAGGTAAAAATGTATATGTTGTAGGTGGTGCAGATGGCGCTATAAAAGAAGCTCTATATCTTGCACAGTTTGCTAAAACTGTTACAATAATACATTTTGAAGATTCTCTTGGATGTATAGCAGAATTTAGAGAAAAAATCAAAAAAACTAGTAATATAAATGTAAAATTAGGATCAAGACTTCACGCTGTTTACGGAAAAGAAAGAGTTGAATCTCTTGATATATCAGATGAAAAAACTGGTAGCATAGAAACAATATCAGATCCAGGATGCGGTATATTTGTCTATGCAGGTACTGTTCCTAACACAGAGCTATACACTGATTTAAAACTAGAAAATGGATTTATACCAGTTGATGAAAAAATGGAAACAGAAATAAAAGGTGTTTATGCAGTTGGTGATATAAGAGTTAAACCAGTTAGACAGGTTGCAACTGCTGTATCAGACGGAACAATAGCTGCAATAAACGCATCAATGTAA
- a CDS encoding ECF transporter S component — protein MNNTSNKTRELVKTALMAAIIFVATYAIRIPNPATGGYSHLGDCMIFLGVILLGRKNGSIAAGIGGALSDFLAGAPLWILPTLIIKFIMGYIMGSIIHLNPTSKKLQMIGSISGGLFQIIAYTIVKIVLIGFEPAILSIPNIFLQTGFGITIFMLMSVALTKTLVKKIN, from the coding sequence ATGAATAACACATCTAATAAGACAAGAGAACTTGTTAAAACTGCTTTGATGGCTGCAATTATTTTTGTAGCTACCTACGCAATTCGTATTCCGAATCCAGCAACTGGTGGTTACAGTCATCTTGGGGATTGTATGATTTTTCTAGGGGTTATCTTACTAGGACGCAAAAATGGCTCTATAGCTGCGGGAATAGGTGGTGCACTTTCTGATTTTCTAGCAGGAGCACCTTTATGGATTCTACCTACTTTAATCATTAAGTTTATTATGGGATACATCATGGGTAGTATTATCCATTTAAATCCTACTAGCAAAAAGTTACAAATGATTGGCTCTATTTCTGGTGGACTATTCCAGATTATAGCATACACAATAGTGAAAATTGTATTAATTGGCTTTGAGCCAGCTATTCTTTCTATTCCGAATATATTCCTACAAACTGGATTTGGTATAACAATTTTCATGTTAATGTCTGTAGCTTTAACTAAAACTTTAGTCAAAAAAATAAATTAA
- a CDS encoding YhcH/YjgK/YiaL family protein, whose amino-acid sequence MIFGNINYDKTNSVLPEDIKKCFEYAKENNLLDFEKGSHVIDGDDFFVNIVGYDTTVKEERFWEAHRKYIDVHIMLSGEERIALNFIENLEQKEFQEEGDFLPLEGDAVNSEVVLRSGDFLVCYPEDAHMTALKAGEEKSSIKKAIFKVIIK is encoded by the coding sequence ATGATCTTTGGAAATATAAACTATGATAAAACAAATTCAGTTTTACCAGAAGATATAAAAAAATGCTTTGAATATGCAAAGGAAAACAATCTTTTAGATTTTGAAAAAGGATCTCATGTAATAGATGGAGATGATTTCTTTGTAAATATAGTTGGATACGATACAACTGTAAAAGAAGAAAGATTCTGGGAAGCTCATAGAAAATATATAGATGTACACATAATGTTAAGTGGAGAAGAAAGAATAGCTCTTAACTTCATAGAAAACTTAGAACAGAAAGAATTCCAGGAAGAAGGAGATTTTCTTCCATTAGAAGGAGATGCAGTTAATTCAGAAGTAGTACTTAGAAGTGGAGACTTTTTAGTATGCTATCCTGAAGATGCACACATGACAGCGCTAAAAGCTGGTGAAGAAAAAAGCTCAATAAAAAAAGCGATTTTCAAAGTTATAATAAAATAG
- the asnS gene encoding asparagine--tRNA ligase encodes MQKEFLEIKELYRNKEAHVGQTVKVAGWIRTSRMSKNFGFIELNDGSFFKNMQIVLDEKLENFKEIGKLPISSSILVEGELVSTEGAKQPVEIHATKVEVEGMSDSSYPLQKKRHTLEYLRTIAHLRPRSNTFSAVFRVRSLAAYAIHKFFQERNFVYAHSPIITGSDCEGAGEMFRLTTLDMENLPRTEEGKIDYSKDFFGKEANLTVSGQLNAEIMALAFRNVYTFGPTFRAENSYTGRHASEFWMIEPEIVFADLEDNMELAEDMIKYIINYVMENAPEEMQFFNSFIDKGLLERLNNVVNSDFVRITYTKAIELLLESGHEFENPVEWGCDLQTEHERYITEEIYKAPVFVTDYPKDIKAFYMRMNEDGKTVRAMDLLVPGVGEIVGGSQREEREDVLRARMQEMNLNEEDYWWYLELRKYGTATHSGFGLGFERIIMYMTGMSNIRDVIPFPRTPKNAEF; translated from the coding sequence ATGCAGAAAGAATTTTTAGAAATAAAAGAGCTTTATAGAAACAAAGAAGCTCATGTTGGGCAGACTGTAAAAGTTGCTGGATGGATAAGAACATCAAGAATGTCAAAAAACTTCGGATTTATAGAATTAAATGACGGAAGTTTCTTCAAAAATATGCAGATAGTATTAGATGAAAAATTAGAAAACTTCAAAGAAATAGGTAAATTACCTATATCATCATCAATACTTGTAGAAGGTGAATTAGTATCAACAGAAGGTGCTAAACAGCCAGTAGAAATACATGCAACAAAAGTAGAAGTAGAAGGTATGTCAGATAGCTCATACCCACTTCAGAAAAAAAGACATACATTAGAATACTTAAGAACAATAGCACACTTAAGACCTAGAAGTAATACTTTCTCTGCAGTATTCAGAGTTAGATCTTTAGCAGCTTATGCTATACACAAATTCTTCCAGGAAAGAAACTTCGTATACGCTCACTCTCCAATCATAACAGGAAGTGACTGTGAAGGTGCTGGAGAAATGTTCAGATTAACTACATTAGATATGGAAAATCTTCCAAGAACAGAAGAAGGAAAAATAGATTACTCTAAAGACTTCTTCGGTAAAGAAGCTAACCTTACTGTTTCTGGACAGTTAAATGCTGAAATAATGGCTCTTGCTTTCAGAAATGTTTATACATTTGGACCAACATTCAGAGCAGAAAACTCATACACTGGTAGACATGCATCTGAATTCTGGATGATAGAACCTGAAATAGTATTCGCTGACCTTGAAGATAACATGGAATTAGCAGAAGATATGATAAAATACATAATAAACTATGTAATGGAAAATGCTCCAGAAGAAATGCAGTTCTTCAATAGTTTCATAGACAAAGGATTATTAGAAAGATTAAACAACGTAGTAAACTCTGACTTCGTAAGAATAACTTACACAAAAGCTATAGAATTACTACTTGAATCAGGACATGAATTCGAAAACCCAGTAGAATGGGGATGCGACCTTCAGACTGAACACGAAAGATATATAACAGAAGAAATATACAAAGCTCCAGTATTCGTTACTGACTATCCAAAAGATATAAAAGCATTCTACATGAGAATGAATGAAGATGGTAAAACAGTAAGAGCTATGGACTTATTAGTTCCAGGCGTTGGAGAAATAGTTGGAGGATCTCAGAGGGAAGAAAGAGAAGACGTACTTCGTGCAAGAATGCAGGAAATGAACTTAAATGAAGAAGATTACTGGTGGTATCTAGAACTTAGAAAATACGGAACAGCTACTCACTCTGGTTTCGGTCTAGGATTCGAAAGAATAATAATGTACATGACTGGTATGTCAAACATAAGAGACGTAATACCATTCCCAAGAACTCCTAAAAATGCAGAATTCTAA
- a CDS encoding LysR family transcriptional regulator: MLDFRIETFLKVCEYMNFTHAAEALCMTQPAVSQHIKYLEEKYEAPLFIRDKKKLSLTPAGEILRSTLETMRNDETTMKNRMKESMIGKKILTFGVTMTIGGYTVIPSLIDFVKENPDMDFQVKYGNTQTLLSYLHEGSIDFAIVEGYFKADNYNTRVFKTEDYIAVAAKDHEFQKEVKVLKDLTNERLIIRENGSGTRAILTKSLAVKNLTVEDFPRTIEIENIHTIVDLLCRDCGISFLYKSAVEKEIENGTLKEIKLDDFKVSHDFTFLWNKDSAFSEDYEKIFEIFKSSLK, from the coding sequence ATGCTAGATTTTAGAATTGAAACATTTTTAAAGGTATGTGAGTATATGAATTTTACTCACGCTGCAGAAGCGCTTTGTATGACTCAGCCAGCTGTATCTCAGCATATAAAATATCTTGAAGAAAAATACGAAGCACCATTATTCATAAGGGATAAGAAGAAACTAAGTCTTACACCAGCTGGTGAAATACTTAGATCTACTTTAGAAACAATGAGAAATGATGAAACCACAATGAAAAATAGAATGAAGGAAAGTATGATAGGAAAGAAAATACTTACATTTGGGGTAACTATGACTATTGGTGGATATACAGTTATTCCTTCATTGATAGATTTTGTAAAAGAAAATCCAGATATGGATTTTCAGGTAAAGTATGGAAATACTCAGACACTTCTTTCGTATCTTCATGAAGGAAGTATAGATTTTGCAATAGTTGAAGGATACTTTAAAGCTGATAATTACAACACAAGAGTATTTAAGACAGAGGACTACATAGCCGTAGCTGCTAAAGATCATGAATTCCAAAAGGAAGTGAAAGTTTTAAAAGACCTTACAAACGAAAGACTTATTATAAGAGAAAATGGCTCTGGAACTAGAGCAATACTTACTAAGAGTTTAGCTGTTAAAAACCTTACTGTAGAAGATTTTCCAAGAACAATAGAGATAGAAAATATTCACACTATAGTAGATTTATTATGTCGGGATTGTGGAATATCATTTTTATATAAATCTGCTGTTGAAAAAGAAATAGAAAATGGAACATTAAAAGAAATCAAATTAGATGATTTTAAAGTTAGTCATGATTTTACATTCTTATGGAATAAAGATAGTGCATTTTCAGAGGATTATGAAAAGATATTTGAGATTTTTAAAAGTTCATTAAAATAA
- a CDS encoding AI-2E family transporter, whose protein sequence is MSVRRKKKKVYLNVVFTLVLTYLIIKLIDNYQYFFGMLDFLIGLLMPFVIAFVLAYIFNPIIKFFENKFKAKRGASLFITYGGLIVVLLTILVMTLPVIIESIIDIVNNAPTYFAETEQFLINVSRHLENIDAATMQEIWDKISNMLPNLSSLFVGSIGEIFKKTFSFGKFIFNFVLAFIICFYILLEKEKIFDFLKKAVYVVLGDKKASFVLTVSRDLNDNVGKYFTGKIFDSIIVGVLSGIGLFVLKSKYALLFGTLMGLMNMIPYFGPAIGMTPVVLINLFNDPKIALFSLIYLLVVQQVEVAFIEPKVVGGQLGLSPFLTILAVTVGGGFFGIPGMILSTPIMGVLKVYITEYVETKSQEIQMSNFDNPKGQ, encoded by the coding sequence TTGAGTGTTAGACGTAAGAAAAAGAAAGTTTACTTAAATGTAGTTTTTACACTAGTTTTAACTTATTTAATTATAAAACTAATAGATAACTACCAGTATTTCTTTGGGATGTTAGATTTCCTTATCGGTTTACTTATGCCTTTCGTTATAGCTTTTGTTTTAGCTTATATATTTAATCCAATTATAAAGTTTTTTGAAAACAAATTTAAAGCTAAAAGAGGAGCCTCTTTATTTATAACTTACGGGGGACTTATCGTAGTATTGCTTACTATACTAGTTATGACATTACCTGTAATAATAGAGAGTATTATAGACATAGTAAATAATGCTCCAACGTATTTTGCTGAAACCGAGCAATTCTTAATAAATGTTTCAAGACATTTAGAAAATATAGATGCAGCTACAATGCAGGAAATTTGGGATAAGATTTCAAATATGCTTCCTAATTTAAGCAGCTTATTTGTTGGATCTATAGGAGAAATATTTAAAAAGACATTCTCATTTGGTAAGTTTATATTTAACTTTGTATTGGCATTTATCATCTGCTTCTACATACTTCTTGAAAAAGAAAAAATATTCGATTTTCTAAAAAAAGCAGTATATGTAGTTCTTGGAGATAAAAAAGCAAGCTTTGTATTAACAGTTTCAAGAGACCTTAACGATAATGTAGGTAAATACTTTACAGGAAAGATATTTGATTCAATAATAGTCGGTGTACTTTCTGGAATAGGTCTTTTCGTATTGAAATCTAAATACGCATTATTATTTGGTACTTTGATGGGGCTTATGAATATGATTCCTTATTTTGGGCCAGCAATAGGTATGACTCCAGTTGTTTTAATAAACCTATTCAACGATCCCAAAATAGCATTATTCTCTTTGATATATCTTCTTGTGGTTCAGCAGGTAGAAGTTGCCTTTATAGAGCCTAAAGTAGTAGGTGGACAGCTTGGTTTAAGTCCATTCCTTACAATACTTGCAGTAACTGTAGGTGGTGGATTCTTTGGAATACCAGGTATGATTTTATCAACTCCAATAATGGGTGTATTAAAGGTATATATTACTGAATATGTAGAAACTAAATCTCAAGAAATTCAAATGAGTAATTTTGATAATCCAAAAGGGCAATAA